The DNA segment GCCAGGGTATGACACTCGTGAGCAGAGACTGTAATCATCGCAGCCCCGGAAGTGGTGACAAACTCCTTGAAATAGTCAGCCAAGGCTTCATGCAAGGCCGCAGTGGAACTGTCCACCCGGATGAGACACCCGCCGAAATCGAGAAAAAGGGTATGCGTCGCCGGTATGTCATTCCTGATCCGGCCGACCAGCTCTTCTCTGGTGTTTCCTGTCAACTTCATCTGCATTTCTCCATAACGTATTCAACATATCGCGCTGCGGCATCGATACCGCTGGTTTCCTGTATACCGCGAAATCCTCCGAAGGCAGAGACCTCGAAGACAAAAGGCCCGTCATCGGTGATGGCTACATCCACACAGGTAAAATCCAGGTTGAACCGGGATTGTGCCTTGCGGGCCAATTCGATGATATCCGGTGAAGGTTCATAGGAGCGGTATTTTCCACCGGATTCCGTGGTGGTATTCCACGCGCCATTGGTCTTGCACCGGGCATAAGTGGTCAGATATTCGCCGCCAAGAAAAGCGATGCCAAGATCAAGATCGCCCAGTTCGATGGTCTTCTGGATGTACATGATCGGATTTTCCGCCTTGTATGCCTCAATGGCCTTGCGAGCCTCGGGACCATCCTTCAGTATGAACATTCCCCGCGCCTTGGAAGTGTAGAGCGGCTTGAAAACGGCCTCGCCATATTCTGCCATGGCAACCAGCGCCTGATCCACACTTTCGGTTATGGTGGTGGGTGGCATGGGAATATCGGCCAGTTGCAGGGAGATGGTACAGCTCAACCGGTCGAGCACTCTGAGAATTGAATAGGCCGAGCTGAAAATCTTCAACCCGCGCTCCTGAAGATACCGGAGCACTTCCAATCTATCGAGCAGGTCCGGCGAGTACCTGGACCCTATTTTCTTGATGATCAGTGCGTCAAAGTCTCTCAGGTTGTGGCCGTTATAGTAGGCATTGCCTGAGGGAAGATCGAGACGGACATCTTCCATGCCGATAAGTACACGTTCTTCGCCGGTCTTGTCGGCCACGGTATCGGCGAGCTTTTCCGACGACCAGCCGCCTTTGGTTCCGATGACTCCTATTTTCACGAAATAACTCCTTGAAACTGGCTGATGCTGGTTGTTTTAAAAGTAAAGAACATCTTCGGGCAGAGAAAATTTTTCCCATGGCCCACCCTGATAATGGTGAATCTTTTCCAACAGGAACATGGACCGGTTATACATTTCCTTGGCGAATTTGTAGTTCAGTTCGAACCGGGTGGAAGTGTAGAATGAACGGGCCAGGGCAAAGGCCATGCGCGCTTCAAAGGTGGCGTCCTCATGCTGCTGGGCGAATCCTTTGGCAAAGCGGTAGAACTGCCGAATGACATGATTGATACGACCACGATGTTCGGCATCAAAAACCGGCATACGAAAGTTCGAGATCAGAAAAACCGAAGCGTCCTGAATGTAGTCGAAATCACGCGACCGGTAGAGGTCTATATAATGCACTTGCTGAGCTTCATGATTGTAAACGACATTATTGATATTAAAATCGCCATGAATGAAGACTGAAAAAGGTGCTTCCAATTCGTTTTCTATCACCGCACAGTGCTTGAGCAGTTCCTCGGTGGATTCGACCTCGGAGCGACCGAGTGATTTGGGAGTCCGCCAGAATTCGGGGTGCGTTTGCAGCACCCCCTCCAATCGGGACTGGACCTGCCTGATATAGTTCGTCTTGATGGGGGTCGGGTCCAGTGTCTGAGTCCAGGTCTCCAAAACCGTTGACTCGAAAACGAACAAGGCATTGCGGGCAAATTCATCCTCCCCTGAAAGGACTATCTCATCCAGGGTACACCCGTTGAGAAACTCGACCAGCATGGCCCCTTTGTCGCCATCTTCATGAAATCCGTAAATATCAGCCACCAGATTTGGGAACGTCTGTTTCCAGCGTTGAATCGATTCCCGTTCCTTGCGAATTTTTTCCAGGCTTCCTTCTTTGTAAATAGACCCCTGACGCACATCTTCAGCTCCCATCACATCATCACGCTGCTCAACCTTGCCGATGCGACACCCTGAGCGGGTCCCCCATATGGCCCTGAAATCGATATCCGCAAAAGAATCGCTGAAGCCGGACTTGCTCAGGGTTTGCTGCAATGCGTCAAACTGTTCTATCTTGATACGCTCGCCCAGCAGGGAAAAAATGATCGCTTCACCAATGTTGAGCAGGGCGTCACCCACCCGCTCGAAATACCGGAAGATGAAAAGAACCGTGACCAGACTTTGAGCTTCCCGCCCCATGCCCATTTCATTCATCACACGATCAAAACGGACCTTGTAGACCGAATCGAGCATGGGTTCGGACTTGCAGATAAAAAGAGCCTTGGACATGTCTTCCTCGTGATACGCCACCAAAATAATGGCCAATCGTTCGAGGATGATGTCAAAGACCTCGTTATAGTCATATTTCTGGATGAATGATTGCTCGTCGAGATATCTCATCTGCTTGACTATATTAACAAAATAGTCTGCTATCTTTTCCAGATTCACACACATGACCTGCATGGCGCGTATCTTGTTCAACTGATTCTTATCCAATGATTTATCCGAATGGATACGGGAATAACATTTGTTTTCGATGATTGTTTTCAAATTATCGATGTAGTCATCGCGGGACGTGATCTTCGAGTGGCGTTTTCTGGTTGGGGAATCCATGAAGGCGCGGGTTGACCGGGCCTGATTTTCGACTTCAAGAACCATGAACTTGAAATTTTCGTCCAGTCCTTCAAAAGTAATCATCGTGTTAACTGACCTTCAAGGGTGTCTCGTTCACATCCCTGGTCCCGGTACAGTCCTTCCAGCTTACCCGAATGGACAACTTGGTCTCGGTCCCCTTTTTTTTGGCTTTGACAGTAAAATTGAGCAACCCCTCCGGCTTAAGCACAATAGCATCGCCATTGGTGGACAAGGTTATGCTCCCCTTGTCAAAACCATCGGTCAGGGACACCAGAAAATTCTTGATGGTGTCGCAATCCTGCAACGAATCAAACACAAATTTTTCTTCTGACATTCATCTCTCCTTGAAGAGGCTAGCCTGCGAGGCGTTCCTTGTATTCCTTGATAATGGTCCGGCGACTGATGTTGTTGACTATGAGTCGCTTGCGGATACTCAGGTCATCCCATGCGGGCTGGAATCCTATCTCCCTGCCCGCCTTGGCACTATCCTGCTGATTGACCGGCTTTGTCTTCTCGCCCATGTGACAATCGTCTCCCATGAAGATAAGCGTCTCGCGCTCGCCCCCTCGTCGCCTCTGATTCTGCTCATTGACCACGGAGATGAGAAATTCAGTATATTCCTGTGATTGAGGATTCCAGACCT comes from the Pseudodesulfovibrio piezophilus C1TLV30 genome and includes:
- a CDS encoding GAK system ATP-grasp enzyme, whose protein sequence is MKIGVIGTKGGWSSEKLADTVADKTGEERVLIGMEDVRLDLPSGNAYYNGHNLRDFDALIIKKIGSRYSPDLLDRLEVLRYLQERGLKIFSSAYSILRVLDRLSCTISLQLADIPMPPTTITESVDQALVAMAEYGEAVFKPLYTSKARGMFILKDGPEARKAIEAYKAENPIMYIQKTIELGDLDLGIAFLGGEYLTTYARCKTNGAWNTTTESGGKYRSYEPSPDIIELARKAQSRFNLDFTCVDVAITDDGPFVFEVSAFGGFRGIQETSGIDAAARYVEYVMEKCR
- a CDS encoding phosphate signaling complex PhoU family protein; protein product: MITFEGLDENFKFMVLEVENQARSTRAFMDSPTRKRHSKITSRDDYIDNLKTIIENKCYSRIHSDKSLDKNQLNKIRAMQVMCVNLEKIADYFVNIVKQMRYLDEQSFIQKYDYNEVFDIILERLAIILVAYHEEDMSKALFICKSEPMLDSVYKVRFDRVMNEMGMGREAQSLVTVLFIFRYFERVGDALLNIGEAIIFSLLGERIKIEQFDALQQTLSKSGFSDSFADIDFRAIWGTRSGCRIGKVEQRDDVMGAEDVRQGSIYKEGSLEKIRKERESIQRWKQTFPNLVADIYGFHEDGDKGAMLVEFLNGCTLDEIVLSGEDEFARNALFVFESTVLETWTQTLDPTPIKTNYIRQVQSRLEGVLQTHPEFWRTPKSLGRSEVESTEELLKHCAVIENELEAPFSVFIHGDFNINNVVYNHEAQQVHYIDLYRSRDFDYIQDASVFLISNFRMPVFDAEHRGRINHVIRQFYRFAKGFAQQHEDATFEARMAFALARSFYTSTRFELNYKFAKEMYNRSMFLLEKIHHYQGGPWEKFSLPEDVLYF
- a CDS encoding amphi-Trp domain-containing protein yields the protein MSEEKFVFDSLQDCDTIKNFLVSLTDGFDKGSITLSTNGDAIVLKPEGLLNFTVKAKKKGTETKLSIRVSWKDCTGTRDVNETPLKVS